The sequence below is a genomic window from Granulicatella elegans.
GCAATGTTTTTACCTTCTAGGAATTTATGTGGAACACCACGTTTTTTCAAATCTTTAACGTGCGCTGAGAAGTCGATTAAATATTCGATTTCTGCACGAGAAAAATCTTTTTCTTTTAAAAAGCTACGGCCTTGGAACACTTGTGTCATATTTGGAATGACTCCTTTCAAAATTGTAATTCTAAATTTATTATATCATAAAAGATTGTATTTTAAATTATAAATCTTCACGTTCGAATGGCATTGACATACAACGTGGGCCACCACGACCACGAACTAATTCACTTCCGCGAATTTTGTGTAATTTAATACCATATTTTTCTAGGATTTCATTTGTAACAACGTTACGGTCATATACAACTACTTCCCCTGGTGCAATTGTTAATGTATTAGAGCCATCATTCCATTGTTCACGAGCAGCTTCAACTGGGTCTCCTCCACCGCAAGGGATTAATGTTACAGAAGGTAGACCTAATGCTTTTGCTAATACATTTTCTAATTTATCTTCAGTTAATTCAATGTTTAGCGCACCGTTTTCTCCTTTTGTAATAGAGAATACTTTTAATCCGCCTTGAATTTCTGGATGGATAGTGAATTTATCATAATCGATATGTGTAAATACAGTATCTAAATGCATGAATTTACGGTTTTCACCAATTACGAATGCTAATACTTGTTTGAAATCAGTTTCAGCAAATAATTTTTGAGCAATTTTTTCAATTGAACGAGCATCTGTACGTTGAGAAATACCTACAGCTAATACTTCTTTAGAAAGAACTAACTCATCTCCACCTTCGATACGAGTATCTTCAGTACGGTCATAGAAGAATGGAACATTTCCATTTCCATATACTGGGTGATAAGTGAAAATATATTTACCGTAAATTGTTTCACGATTACGTGTATCTGCATACATATGGTTTAATGATACACCGTTTGCCATTGTAGCAAATGGATCACGTGTGAAGTATAAGTTTGGCATTGGATCTACTACAAATGGATAATCTGTTTCGTACATACCTGCTAAAGTTGTAGCTTCTGCTTGAACTTCAGTTTTACGGAATCCTTCCATTGTTTTTAATACCAAATCAAATGTTGGTAATGATAGTAAGTGTTCTTTAATAGCTTTTTGAGAAGCAACACTTGCTACACCAGCTTCTGATAACCATTCATCTACGAATTTTTCACGAACGCCTGCAGCGTCAATTGCTTCAGCTGCTAATTTTTCTAAGTATAAAACTTCTACTCCAGCGTTACGAAGAGTTTCAGCAAATGCATCATGTTCTTTTTGAGCATCTTCTAAATATGGAATATCATCGAATAATAAACGTTCTAGATAGTCTGGCATCAAATTTTCTAACTCTTTACCTGGGCGATGCAAACAAACTTTCTTTAAACGTCCAATTTCAGAAAATACGTGAATTGGGTTTGACATAATAGCCACCATCCTAATTAAAAATTTGAACAGTTATGAATTCATAGCTTAGGAAATAGAACCATAAGTTGATCAGACTTATTTTCATACCATTTCCTTATGCATCTATCTTACCGCTAAATGAATTCGTTTTCAAGTTAATTTTTAGTTAAAATAATTTTTTTTGAATTTATTTTTACATTTGAATACAAATGAGTCATTTCACTTTCTTTTTCCGCTTTCTTTTATTTCATTTTTGCCATTTTTATTATCATTTAAGCGTTAAAACTTTTTGAAAACATCTATAAAATCATTCTTTTTCACAAGAAAATGTTTTCTTTTTGTGAAACGTTTTTCTTTGTTGATTTTTATGTTTTTTATTTTTAAAAAAGCTCATTTGAATTAATTACATTTTAATATTTTTAATCGTTCGTTAATAATATACGCGGTTTTTTCTATTTTTTTCTTTTCTGCAACTACTTCCAAACCGTTCATTTCCATATATTTCCTATTATCCCCCCCAAAAAAGACGATAACCTATTCTTCTATCGTCTCTACACACCTAAATTTATTTTCGATAATGTTTTTTTCGAACGAAACTTCCTAATAAATTTCCAACCAGAGAAATCACTCCATATACCCCTATATAAAAACTAGCTGTCTCGTTATAAAAAATAACAATCGTAGGAATAAAAAGTGCCATGACTAAAATGGAATACACTAAAGAAAACGAATGTTTTATACCATATACAATAGCACTCAAAAAACACACTAGAGGGAACAGTATTAATAATGTTACCATTCCACTTTTTCGATCAATAAAAGGTAATCCATAAAAAGCTAACACTATAATAAATAAGTAAGGAAGTTGATTTTGTATTTTCTTCATGTGCTTCACTCCTAGTTTATATTGTTTTCTTATAAATCATAAAAAATAGTTTTTCTCAATCTAATCTTGTACTTCTCCCCCTTCATCTTCACCAACCAAACCATTCCACACCTAAAATCATCGCTAATACTTGGGCTATCACAATAAATGGAACAAATGCAACTCTTTCTATTCGCTCTTTTTTAACAATCAACAACAACCCTAATATTCCTCCACCAGCGACAAATGAAAGTAAACCAATGAGTACAATTTCTTTTACGGGATACCACAAGGCAACTGTTGCCAAATAATAACAATCTCCCAGTCCAAATACTTCTTCCTTCCATAATAAATACCCGACGATATAAATCCCTCCATAAAATGCTCCTGCAACTAACACAGACTCTAGATGTATATTACAGAGTAAACAACTAATTCCAATTACAATATGAAGCAATCCGATTATCACCAAACCTTTCGGATAAATCACTTGCTCTTGCAAATCCGTTAAACTACAAAAAATGGCTAAACTTGCCAACAACCACAGATCTAGTAATCCCGTCCATTCTCTTCCATTCCAGATTCCTATCATGAGCATAAATATACATCCAGACATAACTTCTACCATCCAATAACGAGATGAAATACTTCTTCCACAATAACGGCATTTTCCTCTTAACCACATCCATGAAAGAACTGGAATCAAATCTTTCCAACTTAATTCATGCTGACACTCAACACAATGAGAATGCCCTCGAATAAAATCTTCTTCCTTTTGTAATCTTAAAGCAACTACATTCAAAAAACTCCCCATACAACAACCAACTATAAAACTCCATATCCACACAAAAAGCACTCCTTTCGATGTCAGCTTTCGTTATTTTTCTTTCTATCTATAACTATGCTTTTTTTCGAAAAAAATGCTTTTTAGTGTTAATTTTCTATTAAAATTTGTTCTTTTTCTACATCTTCCGTGTATAAGCCTGAATAATCTTTATACCAATCAAAGATATGACTAATAATCACTTTCAAGACTGCATACCCTGGAACTCCTAATAATAGTCCCACTAATCCAAATATTTTACCTGTTGATAGTAATACTACTAAAATAGTTACTGGATGAATTTGTAATGAAT
It includes:
- the arcA gene encoding arginine deiminase; translated protein: MMSNPIHVFSEIGRLKKVCLHRPGKELENLMPDYLERLLFDDIPYLEDAQKEHDAFAETLRNAGVEVLYLEKLAAEAIDAAGVREKFVDEWLSEAGVASVASQKAIKEHLLSLPTFDLVLKTMEGFRKTEVQAEATTLAGMYETDYPFVVDPMPNLYFTRDPFATMANGVSLNHMYADTRNRETIYGKYIFTYHPVYGNGNVPFFYDRTEDTRIEGGDELVLSKEVLAVGISQRTDARSIEKIAQKLFAETDFKQVLAFVIGENRKFMHLDTVFTHIDYDKFTIHPEIQGGLKVFSITKGENGALNIELTEDKLENVLAKALGLPSVTLIPCGGGDPVEAAREQWNDGSNTLTIAPGEVVVYDRNVVTNEILEKYGIKLHKIRGSELVRGRGGPRCMSMPFEREDL
- a CDS encoding prepilin peptidase, translating into MWIWSFIVGCCMGSFLNVVALRLQKEEDFIRGHSHCVECQHELSWKDLIPVLSWMWLRGKCRYCGRSISSRYWMVEVMSGCIFMLMIGIWNGREWTGLLDLWLLASLAIFCSLTDLQEQVIYPKGLVIIGLLHIVIGISCLLCNIHLESVLVAGAFYGGIYIVGYLLWKEEVFGLGDCYYLATVALWYPVKEIVLIGLLSFVAGGGILGLLLIVKKERIERVAFVPFIVIAQVLAMILGVEWFGW